The following are from one region of the Noviherbaspirillum sedimenti genome:
- a CDS encoding FecCD family ABC transporter permease, with translation MRKAFLILCGLLLLGLAVLALAVACGSSGCRAGWGSDDIVMQLRLPRALAAFAVGGLLALAGALLQLLLRNPLADPYVLGVSGGAAVGALGMLLLAPAAPLLWGMQLSVQFGALAGALLATGLLFGLARGALLRLGTRGANGGGVRLILTGVMLASGFGAMLTLILSLAPDTRLRGMVFWLMGDLENAQWQGAAWFVLGLSFVWAMRNSARLNVLAHGDAAAQLLGVPVVRLRAAALLVASLATAAAVAVAGTIGFIGLIVPHALRLVIGNDQRLLLPASALAGGIALTLADLLARTIVAPVQLPVGVITALVGVPVFLILLGRGRA, from the coding sequence ATGAGAAAAGCTTTCCTCATCCTGTGCGGCTTGCTGTTGCTGGGGCTGGCCGTGCTGGCGCTGGCAGTCGCCTGCGGCAGTAGCGGCTGTCGCGCGGGATGGGGCAGCGACGATATCGTCATGCAACTGCGCCTGCCGCGCGCGCTGGCGGCGTTTGCAGTCGGCGGCCTGCTGGCGCTGGCCGGCGCCTTGCTGCAACTCTTGCTGCGCAATCCGCTGGCCGACCCCTATGTGTTGGGCGTGTCCGGCGGCGCCGCGGTGGGCGCTCTGGGCATGTTGCTGCTGGCCCCGGCTGCGCCGCTGCTATGGGGCATGCAGCTGAGTGTGCAGTTTGGCGCACTGGCCGGCGCCTTGCTGGCGACCGGGCTGTTGTTTGGCCTGGCGCGCGGCGCCTTGTTGCGGCTGGGGACGCGCGGCGCCAACGGCGGCGGCGTGCGCCTGATCCTCACCGGGGTCATGCTGGCGTCGGGCTTCGGCGCCATGCTGACCCTGATTCTGTCGCTGGCGCCGGATACGCGCCTGCGCGGCATGGTGTTCTGGCTGATGGGCGACCTCGAAAACGCCCAGTGGCAGGGGGCTGCCTGGTTCGTGCTGGGCCTGTCTTTTGTCTGGGCCATGCGCAACAGCGCGCGCCTGAACGTGCTGGCGCATGGCGACGCCGCCGCGCAGTTGCTGGGCGTGCCTGTCGTGCGTCTGCGCGCCGCAGCGCTGCTGGTGGCGTCCCTGGCGACCGCTGCCGCGGTTGCTGTGGCCGGGACCATCGGCTTTATCGGCCTGATAGTGCCGCATGCCTTGCGCCTGGTAATCGGCAACGACCAGCGCCTGCTGCTGCCGGCCTCGGCGCTGGCGGGCGGCATTGCGCTGACCCTCGCCGACCTGCTGGCACGCACCATCGTTGCGCCGGTACAATTGCCGGTCGGCGTCATCACCGCCCTGGTCGGTGTGCCGGTATTCCTGATATTGCTGGGACGGGGAAGGGCATGA
- a CDS encoding TonB-dependent receptor family protein: protein MSNINSRPAASRGARAISRLTPLAAVLPLLYATNLYAEQALAPVVVTATRFQSAAADAPIAAQVITADDIRNSSPTTVSEVLGKLGGVHTRISFTGVPDAPLDLRGFGVTGDQNTLVLLNGQRISENEGVPARLSSIPVDSIERIEILRGAGAVLYGGGATGGTINIITKSPVTEGVSGNVLGLAGSYGLRDVRGSMQVGNGTWGLRLNAQHYEKDGYRANNRAELDTVSGELRFGGRDEFIAFNFSADDQKSRLPGIRTEAQLASDPRGATTPDDFMNSDSRIYSLRGEKRFGDVTLALDVGRREKARQSFGSFVGVGTSLADTDVDVTTVSPRLLWKSRLAGIDNRLTAGMDWSDWSYTNRTAATGFLSSQNEVGNQENRAVYFRDELLFATGTRLSLGARREIVEQDDADSITPRSKTSVKHRLSAHELALQQELGAGYSAYGRVGKSFRVATIDENRCQFAPCAPGLLKPQKSSDREIGMQWSGKGARLRAGLFDMEIDDEIHYNAYEGRNSNLSPTRRRGLELESELVIGKTVDLTARYTRIQSRFRSGTFNGFDGDLGFAPFSVNIAGEDVPLVPKDRLSLNLGWQATAATRLAFNVIYVGSQRYDNDQANRFRRMPSYTVSDIKLSHDIGAWRLAAGINNLFDKAYYSYAVTNISATPSRFNAYPEDRRNGYVSAEYRF from the coding sequence CGGACGACATCCGCAACAGCTCGCCGACGACGGTTTCCGAAGTGCTGGGTAAACTCGGCGGAGTGCACACCCGCATCAGCTTCACCGGCGTACCCGATGCTCCGCTGGATTTGCGCGGCTTCGGCGTGACGGGGGATCAGAATACGTTGGTCCTGCTGAATGGACAGCGCATTTCCGAGAACGAGGGCGTTCCTGCGCGCTTGTCGTCGATTCCCGTCGACTCCATCGAACGCATCGAAATCCTGCGCGGCGCTGGCGCCGTGCTGTACGGGGGCGGCGCCACCGGCGGCACGATCAATATCATCACCAAGTCCCCCGTCACGGAGGGCGTCAGCGGCAATGTGCTGGGACTGGCGGGAAGCTACGGGTTGCGCGATGTGCGTGGCAGCATGCAGGTCGGTAACGGCACCTGGGGGCTCAGACTGAATGCCCAGCATTATGAAAAGGATGGCTACCGCGCCAATAACCGCGCCGAGCTGGATACCGTCAGCGGTGAATTGCGCTTTGGTGGACGCGACGAATTCATTGCGTTCAATTTCAGTGCCGACGACCAGAAATCCCGCTTGCCCGGCATCCGCACCGAGGCGCAGCTGGCGAGCGATCCGCGCGGCGCCACGACCCCCGACGACTTCATGAACAGCGACAGCCGGATTTATTCCCTGCGCGGGGAAAAGCGCTTCGGCGATGTGACGCTGGCCCTCGATGTCGGGCGGCGCGAGAAAGCGCGACAGTCGTTCGGCTCGTTCGTCGGGGTAGGCACCAGCCTTGCCGATACGGATGTGGACGTCACTACAGTTTCCCCCCGCCTGCTGTGGAAGAGCCGGCTGGCCGGAATCGACAACCGGCTGACCGCCGGCATGGACTGGAGCGACTGGTCCTACACCAACCGGACAGCGGCAACGGGCTTTCTGTCCAGCCAAAACGAGGTGGGCAACCAGGAAAATCGTGCGGTCTATTTCCGTGATGAATTGCTGTTCGCCACCGGCACTCGCCTGAGCCTGGGCGCGCGCCGCGAAATCGTCGAACAGGATGACGCCGACAGCATCACGCCCCGCTCGAAAACATCGGTCAAGCATCGCCTGTCTGCGCACGAACTGGCGCTGCAACAGGAGCTCGGCGCCGGCTATTCCGCCTACGGCCGCGTCGGCAAGAGCTTCCGCGTGGCGACGATCGATGAAAACCGCTGTCAGTTTGCTCCCTGCGCACCGGGCTTGCTCAAGCCGCAGAAGTCCAGTGACCGCGAAATCGGCATGCAATGGAGCGGCAAGGGGGCGCGTCTGCGTGCCGGGCTGTTCGACATGGAGATCGATGACGAGATTCATTACAACGCCTACGAGGGCAGAAACTCGAATCTGTCGCCGACCAGACGGCGTGGCCTGGAACTGGAGAGCGAGCTGGTCATCGGCAAGACGGTGGATTTGACTGCGCGTTATACCCGAATCCAGTCCCGTTTCCGCAGCGGTACATTCAACGGGTTCGACGGCGACCTGGGCTTCGCGCCCTTCAGCGTCAACATCGCCGGCGAGGACGTGCCGCTGGTGCCGAAGGATCGCCTCAGCCTCAACCTCGGCTGGCAGGCAACGGCTGCCACGCGCCTGGCTTTCAACGTAATTTATGTCGGCAGCCAGCGCTACGACAATGACCAGGCCAACCGCTTCCGCCGCATGCCCAGCTACACGGTGAGCGATATCAAGCTGAGTCATGACATCGGCGCATGGCGTCTTGCGGCAGGGATCAACAACTTGTTCGACAAGGCTTATTATTCCTACGCTGTGACCAATATTTCGGCGACGCCTTCGCGCTTTAACGCCTACCCCGAAGACAGGCGTAATGGCTATGTAAGCGCCGAATATCGCTTCTAA